One window of Nocardia nova SH22a genomic DNA carries:
- a CDS encoding DsbA family protein — translation MSTEPGGWQPPPSPQPRNRLTVIVPIALVVALAIATGIGLVAREAFAKEVPGTAMAAAGASSAKNVLDDGAVRIGDPKAKVTVRVVMDLQCPACKMFEAANGSVLEAAVRDHTAAVEYSVITFLDRASSTQYSSRAGNASFCVANSGTEHYQAWLATMFAKQPEEGGDGLTDDQLIQIAKSAGYTDDAVAQCIIDRSYDNYLRTKTKAVLASGVNSTPTVTIDGQKVTSSTALMTPGGLAPLLPKAS, via the coding sequence ATGAGCACCGAACCCGGCGGATGGCAGCCGCCGCCGAGCCCGCAACCGCGCAATCGCCTCACCGTCATCGTGCCGATCGCCCTGGTGGTCGCGCTCGCGATCGCGACCGGAATCGGATTGGTGGCCCGCGAGGCGTTCGCGAAAGAGGTTCCGGGCACGGCGATGGCCGCGGCCGGCGCCTCCTCGGCGAAGAACGTCCTCGACGACGGCGCCGTCCGGATCGGCGATCCGAAGGCGAAGGTGACCGTCCGGGTGGTCATGGATCTGCAGTGCCCGGCCTGCAAGATGTTCGAGGCCGCCAACGGATCGGTGCTAGAGGCTGCCGTGCGCGATCACACCGCCGCCGTCGAGTACAGCGTCATCACATTTCTCGACCGCGCGAGCAGCACCCAGTACTCCTCGCGCGCCGGAAACGCCTCGTTCTGTGTCGCGAACTCGGGCACCGAGCACTACCAGGCGTGGCTGGCGACGATGTTCGCGAAGCAGCCCGAGGAGGGCGGGGACGGCCTCACCGACGACCAGCTGATCCAGATCGCGAAGTCGGCCGGTTACACCGATGACGCTGTGGCGCAATGCATCATCGACCGCAGCTACGACAACTACCTGCGCACGAAGACCAAGGCAGTACTCGCCAGCGGCGTGAACTCGACTCCCACGGTCACCATCGACGGCCAGAAGGTCACCTCGAGCACCGCGCTGATGACACCGGGCGGCCTCGCCCCGCTTCTGCCGAAGGCGAGCTGA
- a CDS encoding TetR/AcrR family transcriptional regulator — protein sequence MTAKGAETRQRMIAAAQDSLERNGYFGTGLNPVLAASGTPKGSLYFHFPGGKDELVVAAIEDARGLIDTMVDAIGDKAPAEVVAALIGLLGERLETSGWQCGCPVATVALEVAGTNDAVQQACSNTYTVWTSALRTRLEAAGRADAERLAVSALALIEGALLLARAHRSREPLVQAARTIADLLG from the coding sequence ATGACTGCGAAAGGCGCTGAGACGCGGCAGCGCATGATCGCCGCCGCGCAGGACTCACTCGAGCGGAACGGCTATTTCGGCACGGGACTGAATCCTGTGCTGGCGGCGAGCGGAACGCCTAAGGGCTCCTTGTACTTTCACTTTCCCGGCGGCAAGGACGAGCTGGTCGTGGCCGCCATCGAGGACGCCCGGGGTCTGATCGACACCATGGTCGACGCCATCGGGGACAAGGCCCCGGCCGAGGTCGTGGCGGCGCTGATCGGCCTGCTCGGCGAGCGGCTGGAGACGTCGGGCTGGCAGTGCGGCTGTCCGGTGGCGACGGTGGCGCTGGAGGTGGCGGGCACGAATGACGCGGTGCAGCAAGCATGTTCGAATACGTACACGGTGTGGACGAGTGCGTTGCGGACCCGGTTGGAAGCCGCCGGTCGCGCCGACGCCGAACGGCTCGCGGTGTCCGCGCTGGCGCTGATCGAGGGAGCCCTCCTGCTCGCTCGCGCACATCGCAGCCGCGAGCCGCTGGTCCAGGCGGCCCGCACGATCGCGGACCTGCTCGGATAA
- a CDS encoding MFS transporter, which produces MSEVSDVLGESTPSPARWWTLAVVAMGTFMLMLDLSVVAIALPPIHESLHSSFSDLQWVFDAYALTLAIFLVAAGSLADRVGRKKVFQAGFAVFTLASLACGLSGTAIELSSFRAVQGVGAAVMFAVGPALLGHEFHGKERATAFTAFGAAVGLAVATGPLIGGALTDMFSWRWIFFLNVPIGVVAVLAGALRMRESRDRQAPPVDRTGLVTFSIALGALVFAVIRAPEQGWTSAATITLYAVSILFLAAFVFAEWRMGDRAMIDLAYFRNPTFVGISLVALVGNAGALPSIFFQTGYLENVLRSDAWSTGLRFLPLSCAMFVAGAIGGSLVGRIGFRVLVSGATLVMGLGLVLLRLAEADSAWTVLVPSMIVSGIGMGVFNPARAALAIGVAEPARSGMASGINETFQQVGIALGIAGVGAYFEHRVAQSFSSSTAGAALGPDTAGQAAHGISAGAFDSVAAGAGAGYDTVLAAARDAYMAAFHDAMTLCAGLGILAALIGFALIRTEGLHPSARPTQDVAEPAPATEPVA; this is translated from the coding sequence ATGTCCGAGGTATCCGACGTGCTCGGGGAATCGACGCCGTCGCCCGCGCGATGGTGGACGCTGGCGGTCGTCGCGATGGGCACGTTCATGCTCATGCTCGATCTGAGCGTGGTGGCGATCGCGCTGCCGCCGATTCACGAGTCCCTGCACAGCAGCTTCTCCGATCTGCAGTGGGTATTCGACGCCTACGCGCTGACCCTCGCGATCTTCCTGGTCGCGGCCGGATCGCTGGCCGACCGGGTGGGCCGCAAGAAGGTCTTCCAGGCCGGATTCGCGGTCTTCACCCTCGCCTCGCTGGCATGCGGATTATCCGGCACGGCAATCGAATTGAGTTCCTTCCGCGCGGTGCAGGGGGTCGGTGCGGCGGTGATGTTCGCGGTGGGGCCCGCACTGCTCGGTCACGAGTTCCACGGCAAGGAGCGGGCCACGGCGTTCACCGCGTTCGGCGCCGCGGTCGGTCTCGCGGTGGCGACCGGACCGCTGATCGGCGGTGCGCTGACCGACATGTTCTCCTGGCGCTGGATCTTCTTCCTCAATGTGCCGATCGGCGTGGTCGCGGTGCTCGCCGGTGCGCTCCGGATGCGGGAGTCCCGCGATCGGCAGGCGCCGCCGGTGGACCGGACCGGGCTGGTCACGTTCAGCATCGCGCTCGGCGCACTGGTCTTCGCCGTGATACGGGCGCCGGAGCAGGGCTGGACGAGTGCGGCGACGATCACGCTGTACGCGGTGAGCATCCTGTTCCTCGCGGCCTTCGTCTTCGCCGAGTGGCGGATGGGTGATCGGGCGATGATCGATCTCGCGTACTTCCGCAATCCCACCTTCGTCGGCATCTCACTGGTCGCGCTGGTGGGCAATGCCGGCGCCCTGCCGTCGATCTTCTTCCAGACCGGCTATCTGGAGAATGTGCTGCGTTCGGACGCCTGGTCGACGGGATTGCGGTTCCTGCCGCTGTCGTGCGCGATGTTCGTGGCGGGTGCGATCGGCGGGAGCCTCGTCGGCCGGATCGGATTCCGGGTGCTGGTGAGCGGCGCGACGCTGGTGATGGGCCTCGGCCTGGTGCTGCTCCGTCTGGCCGAGGCCGATTCGGCGTGGACCGTGCTGGTGCCGAGCATGATCGTCAGCGGGATCGGGATGGGCGTCTTCAATCCGGCGCGCGCGGCACTGGCCATCGGCGTGGCCGAACCGGCGCGCTCCGGGATGGCCTCCGGAATCAACGAGACCTTCCAGCAGGTGGGCATCGCGCTCGGTATCGCCGGAGTCGGCGCGTACTTCGAACATCGAGTGGCACAGAGCTTCTCGTCCTCCACGGCCGGTGCCGCACTGGGCCCCGATACCGCCGGCCAGGCCGCGCACGGCATCAGCGCGGGCGCGTTCGACTCGGTCGCCGCGGGTGCGGGCGCGGGCTACGACACAGTGCTGGCCGCGGCACGCGATGCGTACATGGCGGCCTTCCACGACGCGATGACACTGTGCGCGGGCCTGGGCATCCTCGCCGCCCTGATCGGCTTCGCGCTCATCCGCACCGAGGGCCTGCACCCGAGCGCGCGGCCGACGCAGGATGTCGCGGAACCCGCGCCCGCCACCGAGCCGGTCGCCTGA
- a CDS encoding DUF3592 domain-containing protein, with protein sequence MTSDAWLGPGFVVLGMILSVLGTVQLVAIFRRRRTWWRCRGEVVDYTWDAHTDIRHWILRWTDADGEIRTARNPTGSSGGTLRQFPFPVDILVDPENPGNAQVAKGSNSGVTACVLMSAVGLLFAGLGVLLIVAA encoded by the coding sequence ATGACGTCCGATGCGTGGCTGGGGCCGGGTTTCGTTGTCCTGGGGATGATTCTGTCGGTGCTCGGCACCGTGCAACTGGTTGCGATCTTTCGCCGACGCCGGACCTGGTGGCGCTGCCGGGGCGAGGTCGTCGACTACACCTGGGACGCGCACACCGATATTCGCCATTGGATCCTGCGGTGGACCGACGCGGACGGCGAAATCCGAACCGCCCGTAATCCGACCGGTAGCTCGGGCGGAACTCTGCGGCAGTTCCCGTTCCCCGTCGACATCCTGGTCGATCCGGAAAACCCGGGCAATGCGCAGGTGGCGAAGGGCAGCAACTCCGGAGTGACGGCCTGCGTGCTGATGTCGGCGGTCGGATTGCTGTTCGCCGGATTGGGCGTTCTGCTGATCGTGGCCGCCTGA
- a CDS encoding alpha/beta hydrolase family esterase, with amino-acid sequence MIGSASTAARRALGRVAGTTALAMAVVGALTTAVASAQPDAPAPSPGCGIAQQRPGPLGQFATTQRSGHYILDVPAATDGPTPLVMDLHGYLEPAEIERMSSGLGDFGSTHGFATITPALDEPGLPRWDFGPGSADVDYLSNLLTHVESTLCVDQRRVYVAGLSMGAFTTSSLACQLSDRIAAVAPVAGLQDFSWCRPARPVPVIAFHGTADPIVAYSGGSGPNARFLPSPDGSGSVTGEHGGPAVNGPGPQSVPATAEAWARRNGCAGPPSQQPVTADVDLTTYSCPANGEVDLYSVRDGGHTWPGSPLPMPTPLTGTTTTTIDANQLIWDFFRTHPMPKA; translated from the coding sequence ATGATCGGATCTGCGAGCACGGCGGCCCGGCGCGCACTGGGCCGTGTCGCCGGGACGACCGCCCTGGCCATGGCGGTCGTCGGCGCGCTCACCACCGCCGTTGCCTCGGCACAGCCGGACGCACCCGCACCCTCGCCGGGATGCGGTATCGCACAACAGCGTCCGGGCCCGCTCGGACAGTTCGCGACCACACAGCGGTCCGGTCACTACATCCTGGACGTGCCCGCGGCCACCGACGGCCCCACGCCGCTGGTGATGGATCTGCACGGCTATCTCGAACCGGCCGAGATCGAGCGCATGAGTTCCGGTCTCGGCGATTTCGGCAGCACGCACGGATTCGCCACGATCACTCCGGCACTCGACGAACCCGGGTTGCCACGATGGGATTTCGGACCTGGCAGCGCCGATGTCGACTATCTGTCGAATCTGCTGACGCATGTGGAATCGACCCTGTGCGTGGACCAGCGCCGGGTGTACGTGGCCGGACTGTCGATGGGCGCGTTCACGACGTCGTCGCTGGCATGTCAGCTGTCGGATCGGATAGCGGCGGTGGCGCCCGTGGCGGGGCTGCAGGACTTCTCGTGGTGCCGTCCGGCGCGGCCGGTGCCGGTCATCGCCTTTCACGGCACGGCCGACCCGATCGTCGCCTACTCCGGCGGCAGCGGACCGAACGCCCGGTTCCTACCCTCTCCGGACGGCAGCGGATCGGTCACGGGAGAACACGGCGGGCCGGCGGTCAACGGCCCTGGGCCACAAAGTGTTCCAGCAACCGCCGAGGCGTGGGCACGCCGCAACGGTTGCGCCGGACCCCCGTCCCAGCAGCCGGTCACGGCCGACGTCGACCTGACCACCTACTCGTGCCCGGCGAACGGCGAGGTCGACCTGTATTCGGTCCGCGACGGCGGCCACACCTGGCCCGGCAGCCCGCTCCCCATGCCCACACCCCTCACCGGCACCACCACGACCACCATCGACGCCAACCAACTGATCTGGGACTTCTTCCGGACCCATCCGATGCCGAAAGCTTGA
- a CDS encoding TIGR03564 family F420-dependent LLM class oxidoreductase — protein sequence MTLGIALAVNDATNYVDEIVRQSRIVAEAGVRSVWFGQRMDYDSPALAAIVGREVPELQVGTSAIPVTGRHPLLVSSQAQTAQAATHGRYHLGLAVGSALSASAFGQPFERPIARLREFLTGLRELLDTGTADFHGDLLSVTPPLPTAVPGAQPRVPVLVAAMGPQALRVTGELADGILPYLAGPKTLSEHIVPAITRAAATAPRIVAFVPAVVTSDIEATRAKAVDQLAFYEQVPSYRRVIELEGATRAADLAIIGDEETVAAGIERYYDAGATEVVLTTTDLAGESDQRRTWNLLGELAAQRLSR from the coding sequence ATGACACTCGGAATTGCCCTCGCCGTGAACGATGCCACCAACTACGTCGACGAGATCGTGCGGCAGTCGCGAATCGTCGCGGAGGCCGGCGTGCGATCGGTGTGGTTCGGGCAGCGAATGGATTACGACTCACCGGCTCTGGCCGCGATCGTCGGACGGGAGGTGCCCGAACTGCAGGTCGGCACCTCCGCGATCCCGGTGACCGGACGCCACCCACTGCTGGTCTCGTCACAGGCCCAGACCGCGCAGGCGGCGACGCACGGCCGCTACCATCTCGGGCTCGCCGTCGGATCCGCGCTCTCCGCAAGCGCTTTCGGTCAGCCGTTCGAGCGGCCGATCGCGCGGCTGCGCGAATTCCTCACCGGGCTGAGGGAATTGCTGGACACCGGGACGGCCGACTTCCACGGCGATCTGCTCAGCGTCACACCGCCGTTGCCCACCGCCGTTCCCGGGGCGCAACCGCGGGTTCCGGTTCTGGTCGCCGCCATGGGCCCGCAGGCCCTGCGGGTGACCGGCGAACTGGCTGACGGCATACTCCCCTATCTCGCCGGTCCGAAGACCCTGAGCGAACACATCGTCCCGGCGATCACCCGGGCCGCCGCGACCGCTCCGCGCATCGTCGCCTTCGTGCCCGCCGTGGTCACCTCGGATATCGAGGCCACCCGCGCCAAGGCGGTGGATCAGCTGGCGTTCTACGAGCAGGTGCCGTCCTATCGCCGCGTCATCGAACTCGAAGGCGCCACGCGGGCGGCCGATCTGGCGATCATCGGCGACGAGGAGACCGTCGCCGCCGGAATCGAGCGCTACTACGACGCGGGGGCCACCGAGGTCGTGCTCACCACGACCGACCTGGCGGGAGAATCCGATCAGCGCCGGACCTGGAATCTGCTCGGTGAACTCGCCGCGCAACGACTTTCGCGCTGA
- a CDS encoding SAM-dependent methyltransferase, with product MAENDSQDWLPDTIDPMVPSAARVYDYQLGGVHNFAVDRALGDQARIVWPDIAAVAQANRAFLQRAVRYLSAAGIDQFLDIGSGVPTVGNVHEIALAADPTAHVVYVDIDPVAVECSRALLIDEPNVTVVQADFNRIDALLAHPELTRLIDFTRPVAVLLVALLHVVADDDHPERSLARLRDALPWGSYLALSHLSDEGPAERVRGIEELSQAMPTPIRMRSRERITAYLDGFDLIDPGLVQAPAWRPDHPDDLDDDPDRFYEFAAVARVR from the coding sequence ATGGCCGAGAACGATTCTCAGGACTGGCTGCCCGACACCATCGACCCGATGGTGCCGTCCGCCGCCCGCGTCTACGACTACCAGCTGGGCGGTGTGCACAACTTCGCCGTCGACCGCGCGCTCGGCGACCAGGCGCGGATCGTGTGGCCCGACATCGCCGCGGTAGCGCAGGCCAACCGGGCGTTTCTGCAGCGGGCGGTGCGGTATCTGTCCGCCGCCGGGATCGACCAGTTCCTCGATATCGGCTCGGGTGTGCCGACGGTCGGCAATGTGCACGAGATCGCGCTGGCCGCCGATCCCACCGCGCACGTCGTCTACGTCGACATCGACCCGGTGGCCGTCGAGTGCAGCCGCGCCCTGCTGATCGACGAGCCGAATGTCACGGTCGTGCAGGCCGATTTCAATCGCATCGACGCGCTGCTGGCACATCCCGAACTCACCCGGCTGATCGACTTCACCCGTCCGGTCGCGGTGCTCCTGGTGGCCCTGCTGCACGTCGTCGCGGACGACGACCACCCGGAACGGAGCCTGGCGCGGCTGCGCGACGCCCTGCCCTGGGGCAGCTACCTGGCATTGAGCCATCTGTCCGATGAAGGTCCCGCCGAGCGCGTGCGCGGCATCGAGGAACTGTCCCAGGCCATGCCCACCCCGATCCGGATGCGCTCGCGAGAGCGGATCACCGCCTATCTCGACGGCTTCGATCTGATCGATCCCGGCCTGGTCCAGGCCCCGGCATGGCGGCCGGACCACCCCGACGACCTGGACGACGATCCGGACCGCTTCTACGAATTCGCCGCCGTCGCCCGGGTTCGGTGA
- a CDS encoding GGDEF domain-containing protein — MDPIEAQVLARHWWAAIRPTSFTALTTSQGVRLLQGLMADLDAVVTAGDEALFESGRRAGEAVAATNLTDPSVLTAAARVLARLPAFDRLDRDVAVSRSALLIGAFGEGFAAVQRERIMKGQNAIQQAMGNAQRQVIDAARHRLYLQARHDPLTGLANRLLLTERLAGLAARGEERLGICLLDIDNFKIINDGHGHAVGDAVLLTVADRLRASVRDSDLAGRLGGDEFVVLIGPPNDQLSVAGVAARLRAAFDAPIVVGDEEFAVSASIGVTVGPVTADPDHLLRTADTQMYRAKAAARLPRTAPLRRIAAR, encoded by the coding sequence GTGGATCCTATAGAGGCGCAGGTATTGGCGCGGCACTGGTGGGCGGCGATCCGGCCCACCAGTTTCACCGCGCTGACCACCTCGCAGGGGGTGCGGTTGCTGCAGGGTCTCATGGCGGATCTCGATGCTGTGGTCACGGCCGGTGACGAGGCGTTGTTCGAGTCCGGCAGGCGAGCCGGGGAGGCGGTCGCCGCCACCAATCTGACCGATCCTTCGGTGCTCACCGCCGCCGCCCGGGTACTGGCGCGGCTGCCCGCGTTCGACCGTCTGGACCGTGATGTCGCCGTCTCCCGATCCGCACTGTTGATCGGCGCCTTCGGGGAGGGTTTCGCCGCTGTCCAGCGCGAGCGGATCATGAAGGGCCAGAACGCGATCCAGCAGGCCATGGGTAATGCGCAGCGGCAGGTGATCGACGCCGCCCGCCACCGGCTGTACCTGCAGGCCCGCCACGACCCCTTGACCGGGCTGGCGAACCGGCTGCTGCTCACCGAACGCCTGGCCGGACTCGCGGCACGGGGCGAGGAGCGGCTCGGCATCTGCCTGCTCGACATCGACAACTTCAAGATCATCAACGACGGTCACGGGCACGCCGTCGGTGACGCGGTGCTGCTCACGGTCGCCGACCGGTTGCGCGCCTCGGTCCGTGACAGCGATCTGGCGGGTCGGCTGGGTGGCGACGAATTCGTCGTGCTCATCGGGCCGCCCAACGACCAACTGTCCGTCGCGGGTGTGGCGGCGCGGTTGCGCGCGGCCTTCGACGCCCCGATCGTCGTGGGCGACGAGGAATTCGCGGTATCGGCGTCGATCGGTGTCACCGTCGGCCCGGTCACCGCCGACCCGGACCATCTGCTGCGCACGGCCGACACCCAGATGTATCGCGCCAAGGCCGCGGCCCGCCTCCCCCGGACGGCGCCGCTGCGGCGCATTGCCGCCCGGTGA